The Gossypium hirsutum isolate 1008001.06 chromosome D07, Gossypium_hirsutum_v2.1, whole genome shotgun sequence genome includes the window AATGCTAGGAATAGGAGCATTGAAGTGCAAGTAACATGAGTACCGAAGTACAAAACATGAGTCCCTTACTgtcatgccaattgtatcctagcCATTTAACTAAGCTACTAAGGCCTTGTTTCAATATTTCCAAAATATTCGTATTTGCATCTACAAACTAGTTTACAAATTTAAAACAATGTCCGAGACAATAGCCATTACAATATGGAACAATGATTCCATTCATAACTTTAACCCTTCAAATCAAGATTCATGTTCCTATAAATGTCTCCACAAGGAGACTTAACTTCAAAATCACTCATAAAGTTATTATCTTGCCATTAACCACactttcataatcattaatatttatatactataatatattcaattcaatcatagTAAATCAAGTATAAAcaacattaattataaataaaagatTTCATAAGTTTTCTATATATCTTTCCACACTAAAATGTTCAAAAGAGTTGGCGAAGCCTAAATCCACCTCAATCAACAAGCTTTTCCTTCCCCTTGCTAGCACTTTCCTTTCCTTCTTTAATTGAGTTTCATGAAAACATAAGcacaaaatttattaaatgaacATAAATATGGCTCAACAACTCAAAAGTTTACAATAAACATGATATTGAACATGTATGATATGTACACTATAAAACTCAACCCTTGATTACCTTCTTTCTTCATCTTAACACATTTTTGTTTGCTAGGGTTCAAATCCTAAGTACTTGGATGATGAAGATTATGAAAGGATTAACCAAGTAAAGGTTTGAAGGTGAAGatatattacaaaaattttatGAGAAATGGTGGAAATTTGGAAGAGAGATAGATAAAGATTGAAgaaatatgaagaaaatgatggaaAGCAGTGAAAACGCTTCTCCCTAAGATAGCTGGCTGAATATGGATGAAAAAGATGAtactttcatcttttatttcttattttattaatataacacTCAATAGGATTGGTCATTAAGTCAAAGGCATGTTAACATGTGTCAAAAATGCCATTTATACAATAAAATTGGATTAAAAAGGTTCTAATATCATCTCATCACCACAAGTCTAAAATTGCTCAATATTAATTCCTAACAATtgttaaatgtataaaataaCCTTCGatagaaaaattatcattttacccgtAACCTTGTACTTTACTCGATTAAACCGATAACAGTCAAATTAACTAAAACTGCCTTTTTAAAGGCTccttaagaatttaaaattaacatAGTCCAtcagaaattttaattttctcatattagaTTTCTATTGGATTCCTCGATGTGTCGttatacaataaataaaaaaaattttggggtgttatgATTCTCCCCTCATAAATTTCAACCTAAAAGATTACCCGAACCAAATAGTTGGGGATACTGTTGTCTCATAACATGCTCACTCACTTTCCCAAGTAGCATCTTCAACCTTGTGATtgcgccaaagtactttcactaacgaaaCCTTTTTGTTCCTCAACTCTTTGGTCTCATGAGCCAAAATTTTCATTGACTCTTCCTCATATGTCAAATTGAGTTGAATTTCCACTTCCTCAAGAGTGATAATATGCGAAGGATCATATCTATACTTCCTCGACATAGAGACATggaaacattatgaatttttgataGCTCAGAAGCTAATGCTAATCGATACACTACCTGTCCAATAAGTTCCAGTACCTCGTATAGTCTAATAAATCTtgaattcaattttcttttccaacCAAACTAAAGCACCTTCTTCCAAGACGATACCTTtaagaacactttgtctcccatgTTAGAAAAGTTATATGTTGACGTACATCAATTAATAGGTTTTTTTCACAATAATGAAATAGCTTTTTGGAACTTATACTATGAATTGGAAGTTATAATTACAACCAAATTGAGCATGAATATTGTAAACATAAAAGTTCTTTTCGGTTTCGATTGCAAGGAATACGTACAATGTTCAAGTCTATAAATGATACTAAACATAACTTAAAGCTTGTGAAAGAGATTAAGATACTACAATTTAACAATTATGTTGTATTAcgttcttatgttttatgacttaGGGTGGATTTGGATGGCGGTGGGGTGCGGTACGGtgtgtttagcttactttttatcttacgttatagtatttaatctcactgccatcgctatttttacactaaccgcaaatAAATGCATcatccatccaaactcacccttattGTCCGTCTTCTTTTAAATTACTTTTCAAttacattaataaatttattcaataaacttttatcttttatttgtgTCAATATCTTTATTTTTCcatcttatatatataattatattgacaaaatgttattaatttgttaaatagttttttaaaaaaattattataattggacatttaaatttttttcatcaaaTCCTATTCTAACAATGTTAAACTAAAATAGTAAGGTAATATATATGATagcttttatataaaatataacatcttgtattaattacttttataaaaataatattaatacttttaattaattaaaaatatttaactttaattttaaataactaattatgtttaagtaaataaacaaatacatACTAAAAGTAGGAATTGGTAAATAaactttgaaatgaaaaatattaaatatttttaaataaataaatatcatttttaaataatattgtaattaatttaagcttattttaatattactatttttccttaattgaAATCGATGAcaaattatcataattttaaaattaaacatttgtttttgttttgtttttattttatcaatcatcaaattttgtttttgatttgatttgtttttatatttcacCTTTTTTAATAAGGATAAACTTTTTCTTTTGGCAATAGCATTTTCCTTAAATGTTGCCTTTCATATTGATTAGCCTTTAGATTTTATTTCCATTAAATTTAGCACAATGTTGGTcatgttattaaaatatttttgtctcTATAAAGGAGGAATCTTCAAGCCCTACATTATATTGAACAATAGAGATTTactagagaaaaaaaataaagttacgaattatataattaaaataattttttaacaaaaataataatatcaagtGGCACTTTCGTTCCGTAGTAGTTCGATGTAATACAATTtacatctttatttttttctaaaaaaaaaatcaaagaaatatatctttttcataatttaaatcaaCTTTAAacttaaccaaaaaaataaaatcttaatagAGTAAAGATTGTGAGGGAGATTTGATGGTTTAAATGTTGTATAAAATAAAGATGGCATTGGTTGATGAAGGAGTAGAAAATGACTGTTGCTGGAAGACAATAGATTGGAATTCCAGTGAAAGTGAATGCAAACAACTGTGGAAGAGCTCTTGTTGTTGATCCAACGAAATGACAAGTTTGACTATTAAAAAATGTGGGAATAGAGTAGTTTgcgtgattttaaaaaattaaaagtttcataaaagaaataaagaagacttaaatttaaattagatCTTTGCCTTGCTATTAGAAATTAATATCCTTAATTAAAcgttgtttaattttttttagtatttggaAGACACACATCAATATGGCTTTCAACTTTATCCAATCATTGCCATGTATATACATTCGTTATCCTCTGTTCCATATTTTCAAAACAAAGACTTTTACGAGGTTTAGTAACATTCTTAAATACAACCTATATATTCcagggttttattatatatatttcttagcaaataaataatttttttatatttattttttataccatGCTTAAATCTGCTCATAATCATTCTTTAACCCTTAATAAAAAGATAAATGCACATTAGCGTACTCAAACTCACATCTTCCTTACCAACAATACTGATGCTAATCAAATTAAGATTCAATTGGCAAcctataaatgaaattttaaaatccaagtaCCAAAAGGTGATACAAATAGAGACATCAATGCACCGAGCATAGCTAGGGGGTTGACACCCTTctgaaatggaaaatttttcatttaggctctttaaaattttaaatttaaaaaagataatGCTATACTTTaaccccctaaaaatgataaaaatttgatttaatcttttaaaaattataaatgcatgaatttatatttttactgaaaaaattataattaaattaagctccctaaaaagaataaagaatttATAAAAAGAAGTAGAAAAACAAAATCCAGTCAAAGCAACATAGAAGTTATAGTTCAACACGCAACAGAGTCCGCCAACCAAACATCCCAAGTCTCATACTCGCGTACCAGAATCGaataaatatttgtatatttatatttctaaaatagtttaaaattagATAATCTCAAATATGatagaaatatttatatttaaattttaaacacaattaattcctaatttaatatattatatgagCTTTTAAATTTATTAGAGTATATTATAATATCTTTGATCGCGACTAATTTCTCGACCCACTAACACACACATTCACATACATCAACATTATTTTATGATTCACACAATCCAAATGCTAAACTGGTAGGTaaagatttaaataaataattttctttttaatttccttttggTTTCTAAACTATCCTATTAACCCTATCTGCATCTACTTAACCCCATTTGAGAGCACAATTTTCATTTCAGTTTATGGGAGAATTACAAACTCAtgtcttccttttctttctttttaatacatctttaaattaatttataatctcCTTCTTctatttattaaaatgttatttttaatttatttttccatttttatataattagatttaaaataattaatatttatattttaatttaattaattttagttactgtatttttaaaaatttaaaattttaatccttatTCAAATAGTAACAATTAAATTCAGTTATTAGTCTTCTATTGTGCATATAGTTGTAGATTTAACCCATATTCTCCTattttgaaaatgtaaaatttaaatgtacagggactaaaaataccaaattaaaatataaaaattaaatccataatttctacaaagtacagggactaacagCAGAATTTAACCAAGATAACCTAAAGAGTATTGCTCCGACTAAATATGAAATATCTATGTGTGTTATATATAACGACTATTTCGAGAAAATATTCCAATACCTTTCTCTGTAAGTCCTAATTCTTGCTCCATCTCTCTTTAAAACAAAGCCTTTCTCCAACGCTCTCTTCATCTGCAAACTTCACTACTCCCATCATTTAGCTTTATCTGAGTAAGTTCAAAGTTCCCACTTTTTCATTTTTACCCTTATGTTCTTCTTGTTTTAGATGTATTTCTCATTAGTTTTTTAGTTAATATCAGACGAAACCATGTTTTTATCTTGCTAACTATATCTTCTctctttttgattttttgtttccTCTCGAAAACATGCTTCTTCTATCCTAACCAAACTATTGAAACAATGAAACCCAGAATCTCTTTTCTTTTATCGTCTTTTGCCTTGTTTAATTTCTCATGGAAATTATTTGTGGGTTTTAGTTGAGTTTGTGAAATTTATTGAGGCAATGGATAAAGAGAAAGAGGTGAATGCGGTGAGTGGTGGTGTGAATGTGACAGAGAAGAAGAGATTGTCGCAAGCCAATTCTGAGGCCATGGAGAAGTGTTTGGAAGAGAACAAAGGAGACAACACCAAATGCAAGGATAAGGTTGAAGCTTTCAGATCATCTTCCTCAACTTCTTCTCCAACAAAACCCTTGAGGCGTTTCATAGTAAGGAGTGGTTCATTGAGTGATGTTTGAATGGAATTCCGGGTATCTCAAGCttctttttatatttgaaatgaattagtGGGTCAAAATCACTTCCCTTTAGCTTGTTTTAgtccataatttcaaaatttgtgaAAATGGTAGTTGAAAGTAATTTGAGAAACTTTAGTTGTGTATGAACAGACGGTAGACTTtcttttctcatgttttaatttgtgaaaattgaagtaATTTGAGAAAGTTTAGTTCAGAAGATGAAAAACTCTAGTGTTGATAGCCATAGCTGGcttgtgagtttttttttattaggAGAGTGATGTATGTTTGATGAGGCAAGGGATTCCTTCCCAATTTGAGGGCACACTCCTTTCCTCTGCACACCAGAATTGTGCATCCTGGAACTGGCTATCCACTATCCTCTGTCAAACCATGTGGGGCTATCAAATAACCCTTTTCCACTACTGCTGATTGTGTGATGTTCAATGTTCTTTTACATAAACACCTTTTTGTGTTTACAATTAGCATTGCATCCAAATTTCGTCCTGCAAAACCAATGAATTGAATAATGAACTACCCCAAAAATCCAACCCTTCAACCGAACCCAACCAGCTGTGAACAAACACCTATGAATCCGATCCAATTTTGAACAACATAACGGCATTCATAAACCGATGGACTCACTCGAGCGGCCGCTGTGTTCATCTCTGCAGTCATAGTTGGTAAGTCACATTATACTCCATAAAGGAGGACTCGAGTTCTTTAGAGGTACAATATTTGATGCAGAATGAgtatataatattatatgttaattagtTTTCTTTATCCATGTGAAGCACTAACTTATTATTTATATAAGTTACTTAAAAAAAAGATGGTGTACCTTAATGTTGCAtgcaattatattattatttatttatgttaagagattttagttttaaattttaattatgatgtttaaaattgtttattatttaaaatattattattaatggtaaaaaaatcatatttaaaaaatgGGAGTCactttaaacataattttaaaaatattttaaaattaaaaaaactaaccCAAAACCCAAAGTTTTCATATATATACTCTATATGGTAACTTTAATATGAAAATCGTGGATTATAAGAAAGAAAATGCAGAATTTGAAACAGAGAGCCTAAAAAATTAGACCGGTCTGCTTATTGGTCTTTTGGGTCTTCAGTCATGAGCCTAATAAATGGAAACCTCTTTCGTCTTTAACTTTTGGGTTCAACGTGGACccaattatgttaattttttaacgATAGGGTTAATGGACCCAAAAAAGCCTCCACCCGATTTACCACCTATAAATATGCATAACATGCAAAACCCTAGCTATTTTCCCCTTGCACGGTCGGGAAGGTTGGCCGCCCTTCTTTGTTCTAAGCCTAAATTGAAACTTAAGATCTCTACCGGGTTTCAGAAGCTAATGtctgtttttctattttttgcaGCTTCGAGTTCTTTTAGGTGATTTTCTGTTAGGGCTGTTTGGTAGGTGAGAAAATGCGCTGAAACTGCTACATCATCtgcctttgttttattttgtttgtgtaGGAAATGTGTTATTTCCTTCTTTCCCTGATCTTGTTTGATGTTGAAATTTATAACGTATGTAAATAGCATGAAGTTGGGGCTCTGTTGCTTTTTTGGTTTCGATAAAACGAACAATAAGTGATTAGACGTTCTgggatttgaaaattttaggcaTTGTTTTCCTGAAtgatttggttaatgatttggTTAACACATTTTCACTGGTTCCAAAATTAAAATCTGAAGTTTATCCaggtcttctttttttttttctctgaaactaAGTTGAAACCTCACTCGAGTTTGTTTTTGAGAAAGTATTTGTCCCTACTAGTACTAAGCAGTTACTAGTCTGTGAAACTGAGAAATTTGATTGAGACATACTTTTAAGATGGTGCTGAATTTCAACCATCTGATTTGATCCTTTTTAGCCTCCCGCCATTGTACTGTAAATGTCTGCATTAATTTATCCTAGGTTCCAAGTTGATATACTTAGTGGAATTTTTCATATCTGATTAACATTGAGTGCCAAATGATGTTATCATTTCTCAAACTGAGTAGAtaatttggtttgtttttttttattttgtttagcatGTTTTAAGTTTTATGCAGTTTTAAAATGATCCTATTGGAGGGTTAAAACTCTTGAATTTGAGAAATGTGCTATGGAATCCCAAATTCCCAACCATTTGCCTATGTTGAAATATCTTGAAAGCCTATAGATTGCTAGGTCCGGACTACTCAAGGTACTTTTCTTTTGGTCTTAATCCTTATTTTCTTATAACTAAGCCTGTAAATATTCTAACTAATCACTGTTGATGAAACAGCTTGGGAACTGATGTCTGTACTTGTGCTGGTAGCTTTGACATGAGTGATTTTCTACAATTTTGATTTATGATGTATTGCTTGATGCTTATGGGTGTTCTTTTTTGGTTTTGGCATTCTGATTTACCAGAATATGctgatttttgtaacacccctttcatttttcatcatttaaAAACAAACAAATCTTCTCCTTGATTGTTTGGTAAATTTGGAATGCATGTGTTCTTTACTTTACTCTACCTCTTTGTTTGGGATCTCTATTGTGAATTACAGAATTAACTTTCCTTTCTTAGACTGATTTAATTTCTGATTTGTCGTGATACCTGATGATTCTTTCAGGTGATGGCTCCAAGTCAACCTAAAACTGGCCTTTCTGTGGGCTTAAACAAAGGACATGTTGTTACCAAGAAGGAATTGGCTCCCCACCCTTCTAATAGAAAGGGGGTAAGCTTCTATTATAATAGCTTTTGATAAAGTTGCAGTCTCAATTCTATGCGCCTTTAAAACCTTTAATGAAGTCTTTTCAAGCTACTTTAGAGgtggcttctttttcttttgaaccCGTAGTATATCTGTATGTTCTTGTTTTTTATATCAATCTATCTCCACATTGTCTTAATGATGTACTCTGTATCATTGATATATGTTTTATGgcgtttttatttttctttttgctctAGAAAACTAGCAAGAGAGTCCACTTTGTGAGGAGCCTAATTCGGGAGGTTGCTGGTTTCGCTCCGTATGAGAAGAGGATAACTGAACTTCTCAAAGTTGGGAAAGATAAGCGTGCTTTGAAGGTGGCGAAGAGAAAGCTAGGCACTCACAAGCGGGCCAAGAAGAAGCGTGAGGAGATGTCTAGCGTTCTCCGCAAGATGAGGTAACTTAGGCTAATGATGATAGGATAAAAAATGGAACTATTTTTATCAATATTTGTATTTGGACCAAGGCTTTTTATGTTGATGCATTTGTTGTGTGTTTGCAGGTCAGCTGGAGGTGGAGAGAAAAAGAAGTGAGTTGCCCTGCGATTGTGCTTCAAAGCAAGTATTGAGTTTTTTAGATTTGTTAAATTTTCTCTTTCAGTTTTGTTTTGAGAGTTTGGAGTACTGATTCGGATAGCATTCTTTTACTTGTGTgggatatttaaaaaaaaatgaaatttgcaTCACTTAATTGCAATCTAGATTCGATTATGAAATGAGAATCggccttcattttcttttaaaagtagAATGTATAATCCAATACTGCCATTACAAGACTTTAGATTCTTGATCCTGGAAATGCACTCTTTCACCCTCTTCACAACAACTGGCATAGCTGATATGTTACCAAAATATTTTTCCTAGCTTATATCTTTGCAGCCCTCCTTAAGTAATGTTTGGAAAGTTATTTAATAATTGAGTTGAGTTTGGGTGTAATTGTTTGTAACTATATAAGGGTGGCATATTTGGATAATTATTATAATGGTAATGTTGACActattttttgatgaaaacggggttgacttgggttttgaaaaatgaaatcgaatgtgggagttgccaccaatcctttttataaggtgtgatcaGGTTatcttgaaaagtggttgtttttaataaacgatttgattttattaaaataacggttttggtccacgaaattcagaaaaacaggttCTAGAGTTTGTTACGCAcgatgaaggattagcactctcgatacgcctaaaattggtacctagttaattacttagtgtcgaaaaattgaaaactttaaagaattttaaaaatacgatcctaaaaaCTTGAACGACATGGATTGagatttaagaggatatttggctatttggtcaaacgagaaatcgaaacccaacgcATTaaggcacgttttctcgaatttccaaacgcaaaatattgtcTTACttcgaaattttaaaaggatatttggctatttaatcgaacgagaaaaatcgaaacccagcacattagggcacgttttctcgaatctctaaacgcaaaacattgcctttattattttttagaaaaatcctcatctcgagaaatcaacgtgtcatatccaatgcgttaggacacgacGTATCAAATTCTCGATATGAGAATAAATGTTGAAAATTCACTTATTTAGAAGATATTTAGCCATCTTAGgtttaaaaaatgggtcattCCCAGTAAGtgaggacacgatcttttcttaattcccgagattgtttaaaacttgaatttgaaaatattcgtgtatttagatttattgtgaaagtcgaaacccagtaagttagggtacgactttctcaaatctaaacacgaaattttgtttattcaaaaGTCATAATTCATACATTGAATAATTTAACACGAAATAGTAGAAATAAGATATAATGTTAATATGCGTAACTAAACAAAGATGAATACGATGATGTAAAAACAATACGAATAAtagcaacgaaaataagataaataaaaagcaCAGATTAatagcataaaaataacaaatatataaataagtaaaagtaaaacattcttttaaaataatgatgaaaatgtaataaataagtaaataaagaaaacgaataaaattataaaaaatgtaaaaagatatatatgcatgtatataggTGTATGTACGAAAAAagaagtataaaaatatatttataactttggaaatatacatttatattagcaaaatatttgtgtatatatattgtagaaacgtatatatatttaatgtatataacaaaattaagattaaaaaaaaggtAGAAACGAGTAAatgacaacaataataataaataataataacactaaTCTAATTTGTTCTATAATAATCAAAGTCACAatggaaaaaggattaaattaacaaataaacaaaacataaggCCAAAATCAggagcaaaaataaaattatagggtaaaaaacaataaaacaaacaaaaaggactaaaatcaAAATGCGCGCAAAAGTCAAGGACCAAACGGGTAATAAAACCCAAATCCGGACACGTGTCCATTGTCTAGTACGCCAGAGGTTTAGGGACGAAatcgaaaaagaaacaaaagtttggggctaaattaaaaaaataaaattgaacaaaaaggagtaaatttaaaagaaaataaacgtaGGACTAGGATCGCAAATAGACCCTCAGGAATGAAAACACGCGGACCGTCATCGGGTCGGGTCGGACGGATAGGGTCAaagccaaaacggcgtcgttttggtgcctgagaggcat containing:
- the LOC107956477 gene encoding 60S ribosomal protein L36-2; its protein translation is MAPSQPKTGLSVGLNKGHVVTKKELAPHPSNRKGKTSKRVHFVRSLIREVAGFAPYEKRITELLKVGKDKRALKVAKRKLGTHKRAKKKREEMSSVLRKMRSAGGGEKKK